The following nucleotide sequence is from Podospora bellae-mahoneyi strain CBS 112042 chromosome 1 map unlocalized CBS112042p_1, whole genome shotgun sequence.
CCCCCCAGGAGTTGCTCAGAATCAACTTCATGTGAAGAATGTGGCCGAAAGTAACCTGTACGGGGCTCGGTTGAAATGTACCGCGTTGTATTTCCCTCTTTTGCTTCGAAACGTCTTCTGCAATCCACCCAGGCTTGACGTTGAtgttttgctggtggtgaggggtgAAATTCACTTGCGGCAGGCGACAGAAGAAGACGCACAGGCCAGAATATACCCCACATTGCTCCAGCCTCCCCACTTTGGACCAATCGCAGGAGCGCTTGGACCTCTGCCCTAACAGAAGCTGGAGGCTTAACCGGCGCACAACTTGAATTATTCCGGGTCCCAAAATCGTGTGTGGTTTTTTTCGGGCTTGTAACTGACCTCCGTCCACCTTGACGACGAGAAATCAACTTGCCTCCTCACTaacccaacagcaccgcAGCCATGCGTTACATCCACAGTGAGGAGACCATCGAGGTCCCGGAGAACGGTACGTGTGCAGTGCTGTCGAAATGAATCCATTGCGTCCCGCCCGGTCAAAAGAAGGATGAACTTTGGGCGCCATCATTTCGAATtaccaacgacgacgacgatgacgagacTCGACGGTTTTTGTAGCCAGCGATTATTGGGACGATTCGATCGATATCGGGCGGGATTGCTTGGGATTTTGTCAATGGAAGCAAGGGCAATTGCTGACGGATTTTGCGATACAGTCAAGATCTCCATCAAGTCGAGACTTGTAACGGTTGAGGGCCCCCGTGGTAAGTAGAAACTCACAATCCTCACCTTGGAGCCGGGAACAGCTTCGGACAATGCGGCTGTCCCGTTCTGGCGAGAAACAGTAACCTAACAATGCGCTCCTACAACAGGCAAGCTCACCAAGGACCTAAGCCACATCGCCGTCAACTTCTCcgtcatcaagaagggcgTTATTAGCCTCGAGATCCACCATGGCAACCGCAAGAACGTTGCCGCTCTCCGCACCGTCCGCACCCTTATCAACAACTTGATCATCGGTGTCACCAAGGGTTTCAAGTACAAGATGCGTTACGTCTATGCCCATTTCCCCATCAACGTCAACCTTGACGTCAACAAGGAGACTGGCAACCACGTCGTCGAGATCCGGTATGTTACGAACGAATGTGCAGCCCCAGGATGGCAGAGTGTGGGAGATGTGACGAACACTTGGAACTTGGGAACATGGGAGAAGAATTTGGGCTGACGAGTGGGTGTGTTACAGCAACTTCGTCGGTGAGAAGCTCGTCCGCACTGTCGTGATGCAGCccggtgttgaggttgaggcctCCAAGGCTCAGAAGGATGAGCTCATCCTCCAGGGTAACTCCCTCGAGGCTGTTTCCCAGAGCGCCGCCGATATCCAGCAGATCTGCAGAGTGCGGAACAAGGATATCCGTAAGGTGTGTGAAGGCCCCAGCTACGGTGGACCAACAGCCACTTTGCTACAGTGCTACGAGGAAGATAAGGTTTATGGTGCTAACACTGCTTCTAGTTCTTGGACGGTATCTACGTTTCCGAGAAGGGCAACGTTGAGGAGGAGTAAAGAAAATGACCACGGGTTTCTTTGTGCTTTATGGGGTTACACCGGAGTGGCAAGGGGTCATGGGCATTTGCATATTTCTTGTAGCGTAAAAAAACGCTGCTGGCAAAATGggcaacctccttctcaaccaaaCGGGTTTTGCGGTGTGCATACCAATATCACGTCTTCGAGGTCACGCCTGTTTTTTCTCGAGCTAATGATGACGATTTGCTCTCGCCTGTATTTGGGCGATGATGATACCCAGAGCAGACTGGTGATTCAGTTATCACGGGCGGAGCCAAGGTGTTTCTCGTGGGAAAAGCATGTGTCAATTACTCCCGGACGGAAAATGAATTTGGAAGTAACAAGCAAGTCAAACTACTGCGTGTTTCTAACCTCTGATATTTGATATATGAGCATGGTGACTTTATGGGACCCCCTTTTGTCGTTGATATCGCGTCTAGACAATTCCAGCTTGGAGTAATAGCAGGTCCAGAGAGCACTACATGGACTCTGGGGGCATCGGCAAGATTACATGGATTGATTGATTCCATGAGAGGCGCCAGCTACCATCCAGGTCTTTAGTTTGGCAGTGTTGCTTTCGTCAACTTTAGATCACCACGCTCCATCGTTGCCAAAAGCCTGGCTTATCCCCGCACTTGGTAGCGTTATGATGTATATATAGTTCAGACTCTTCAGGTGGAGAGACAATGCGGCCAGGGACGAAGTTATTCGGATGGTTTGCTATACTAAAAAAATACCAAAGAGAAAGTACAACCGTAGGACCAGTTACATTTATCTCTCGTTTACATTCACTCAACACATTCAGCGGGCTCGTTATACAGATATCAGAATTCACATGATCTCATTTTCATTTCTTCAGTTCCTCTACACAACTTCATACCACATCTCCATTCCCTGAGCAAagccccctccctttccctctcgcATGGCTTGCTTGCTTCTCGACAACGCCCAAAACGCCAGTGCTGAATATAAGCCACCCCATCGTCCCATACCATACCAAAAAAAGGGTCAGTTTCAAAAATCACACACAAATAAAGCCAAAACTCTATATCCCCAGCGTAGAACAAACAAAAATTGCAAGAGTAAAACACAGGTGCCGAAGGGGCAAAATGGGgcgatgtgtgtgtgtgtgtgcaaGGGGCTTAATATGTACAAGTCGACTTCGTGTTGCTCGtcggaaagaaaaaaagatccATTAGGGTTGTGTTTATTTTTCTCCCTTGAATCTCTGAAAAGATGGCAAGGGTAAAAATCGGAGGTCATGAGAATAAACTCAATCATTACCGCGGGGGAGACCTCCTTGGTGATCTGGCCGACCTCGCCGACGGGGCGCGGGATACACGTGTCGTGGTCGTCCTCGTTACCCTGCTCCCTTGCCTGCTATGGCGGTGGGATCGGCGGGTTCGTCTGTCGCTGCTGAGGGAGcctggttggggttgttagTGATTCATTTGTAAAtggtgtggaggggggacAGGGAGAAAACGTACTAGGACTATCGTTTGTGTAAACATCAGAGTAGTAGCTGCTGCTGATATCACTCCTGCTCTTGACCGGggctctcttcttcttatcCTTCTTCAATCCGAGCAGCAACGCAAGAGTGCCAAGCGCggctcccatccccaacaggCCAGCGCCGCTCTTCTTATCCTTTCGCGATGATACTGTGCTAGGTCGGCCGCCATACCACGAACCGTGGTTGGTGCGCCCGGCGTGCGAGGATCCGCGGCGGGTGTAGCGCTCTTCCTCGATGATGGTCTCCTTTGTtctcttgtccttcttgccGAACCCAAGAATGGCCATGACACCGTGCCAAAGACCCCTGACGATGCAGCAAGCGCagatggcgaggagaagggcgACACCGGCGATGGAGCCAATGACGATACCGGCGATGGCACCAGGGCTCAAGCCACCGGCTGTACCGCCCTCCACTGGTTCCGCGTCATCCCCCGTCTGAATAGCTCCACCAGCCGAGTTTGTCGTTGTCGCGGTGCCGCTAGTAACGCGAAATGGCGCGCTGAACTGGGTGGTGACGGTTTGCACGGCagtgttggtgtttgtcaCGATAACCACGCCTCCGGGGCCAGCACCGGGGTTGGCCATACACTGCCCTGCGTGTTGGCAGTATTGCCAAGAGTCGCAGCAGATCGAGCCGCAGGCAATCCACCCGCTGCCGGCCTCGGGAATGCAGTCGGCGCCGCTGACACCGGTCGCAGCTGGAATGACGGATTGCCATGTTTTGGTATAAGTCTTGGTCTCAGTCCAGGTTGTCGTGTACCAGGCCACTCCACCGCCTGCTCCCGCAGCCGGTGTGCAGGCTGCTATCCCGTTGTTGGTGACGCATGCTGAGTTGGTGTCGCAGCAGTACTGGTTTTGGTAACCGCATGGTACTGGGCAGCCGTCGCGCTGAACGAGATAGCCATAACCAGCGGCGTATAAACCATTGTTGAAGGGGATCGCAGCGGCCGAGCCGGCTAGGAAAAGCCAGAGCCGCAACATTTTGGAGAGCGAGCTGAGAGACTGTCTCGGGAAGTTTGGTCGCTTGATGTGTGTTCTGGTGAAGATGACCGCAAAAGTGATTGAAAGCCCGCCGGAGCGGTGAGATGGCGCCGATAGCTTGTGAAGCCGGGAAAAATTCTTAGTGTTGAAGCGATCCTGCTCGGCGCAATCCAATGAATGACAATTTGCCAAATCATAAAGTCGTGGATGTCGTGTAAAACAGCTTTTTCGCCCGTGATCCTCCTGTCCGTTTGGGGGTCTGAGTTCGGCAGCGAGATGCGTGTAAGTCGACTCTTGGTGACAGACCCGCTCAAGATAGCTTGCGATAACACCTTGAACGGAGCTTCAAAGCATCTCTCTTGTCAATGGTGTGGTGAGACAGTGCAAGAtgcaaaagaaggaaaaatTCCAGGGGAAAAAATGCTTAGAACTTGGGGAAACGGACTGGGAGGAAAACCGGGCGGGGAATGCAGTTTGGCGGGATTTATTGCAAAAGTCGCGAATTGGAAATGGCTGGGTGAGGTGACGGTGGTCGGGCTCAGTGTGGGCTGCGttcccaacctccccgcgAACCGAAGCTGTCACGACCAATCCACCCACTGTCACCCAGCCTCTCGGTTTTCACGCCCACCTCTCGTCATCTTTCTTTCCCCTTGCACCCTTGGTTGGACCTGACCCATCGTTTTGTAACGgatccttcttccccttccccctcctttctGCATCGTGTTCAgggtccttcttcttttgcacAAGCGTTTTCTCGGCCGATCTAGATCTTTGACCTACGACAGCGCCTCGGTCCTGTAGGTCCGGCTCGGGTGTTGCATGGACGGGGGAATATGCGTGAGTGAGCTGGCAGCCCGCAGGAGGTGCCTGTACCTGTCCAGCGGTCAAACAGCCCCAATCCATGTCCGACAGACAGGAGCCGGTTTGGCTTGTTGCCCTGCTTTTTTAGAGCTCCCCTTTCCGTGCCCCTTTAGATGGTGACGTCCACTGTTTACCACTCAGGCCCCGCCATCTTGGCTCACTGGACGATTATCACTTATCGCCATGATCCTTGCAACATCCCGTTGCGCGCGCATCTGCAAGACCCCGTCCCCAACATATTCGATTTACTAGACACGTGATGTATGAGTGAGTGACGCCGTATAATACCTCTGCGGTATATCAACGACTTGGAAATCCCACTTATGAGAGAACTGTTATATACCTGTCAGGTTGGCCAAGCTGAGAACAGGATTTGGATATCCTGGATTTGTACGGAGCAGGTAGACAATTTTTAATAAAGGTTGGCGCCAGTTTGCTTCTCGTAAAGATAGTAGCAATTAAAAGGCCTGCTGCCTTGACAGGATGGAGTGTTTGGCGTTGGTTCGGTTGACGGCGCGGACAGCTGCAAGAGAGACGTCCACGCCTCACCCAGAAACGCCAAGCCCACTGGCGCAGTTACGTAACTTGGGTTGGCCCGCTCCCAGCTGCTGAGAGCTTCATGCCAACCTCGAAGTCCAAGCTCCCACATTGACATTCCCGACTTCACCATTTGATACCCACGGTTGCCTGCACCATGTCGCTCGATCCACCGACGTATCTGGCCTCGCTGCAAAGCAACATCCGTCAGCGACCGATTCCCTGGGATGGCGCCGTGCGCGCGGGAACCCTGACCGAGGAGCAGCTCGCTCGCATCCGCTCCGTCGATAAGGTCAAGAAAGACGTGCGTAAACAGACAATCGAGTCCGATCTGGAGGGATATAGCGCCCTGTTTGTGGGAGGATCAGGGAAGAAGAGTGTGTTGGAATTGGCCACCAAGCGCCAGGATGTGGTCCAGTatatcctcgtcctcctgaACGACCTCCTCACAAGTATGTCGTCCTTTCCCACGCCGAGCCATCACAGCTTCCCATGTGGAATCTGATGGCCCCTTCTTTCCGTGGCAGAAAGCAACTCCTCCAGGACGATACCCGACATGGATTCTGTCATCTTTCAGAACTGTACCCTGTATTGCAAAGTGCTCTAGCTAACCTAGAATCCATCTTGCTAGCCGTCCCCTCGCTCTCCAAAGCACTTGCTAAGACTGGCGATCCCTACCAACATTTCATTCCTCTTCTCGGCCACAGAACTGTAACCGACGATCCGATCCCGCTTCTGACCTCGACTGTGCTCGTCAGTCTCATGGCTGGTTCCAGAGACGAGTCCCAGGCCGCCTCCAaggccctccccctcatctaCAGTTATCTCTCGTCCCTCACAACGAATTCCGACCCAGGTCTTCAGGATATCGGTGTGCAAGAGTACTCATCACTTTTGTATGGTCGTGTTCCCAGGGCGCAGTTCTGGGAGCAGCGGAGCGAGACTGTGGCCCCCCTGGTAAAGATTCTACGAGCGGCAGCGGGTATTGGCAGCGGTGGTGACGCCACGGCCAGCCTCTGGAGTGGGACAACGAATCCCTCTAGAAGCGGCTTTGAGGGCTCTCTcggtggaggggtcggtCTTCAGTTGCTTTACCATGTGCTGTTAGTCATCTGGCAGCTCAGCTTTGAGGCTGCAGATATTGGCGACGATCTCAACAAGTAAGGCGATGCCTGTTTGTCACATGTTATTCGGTAGTGCTAACTGACCCAGGGAATACGACTTCATCGCTCTTTACACCCAGCTTCTCCGACTCTCccccaaggagaagaccaCCCGTCTactcctctccaccctcctcaacatcctcaccGCTAATCAAAACACGCTGCTTGCCATCGCAGTGCTTGCCCGGCTCCCAACCCTTTTGGAGACCCTCAAAACGAGACAGTTCAACGACCCCGATCTGAGAGAAGATCTGGACCAGCTCCGCGAGTTGCTCGAGGAGTACACCAAAACCAAGACCACCTTTGACGAGTATGTAGGCGAAGTCAACTCTGGCCGTCTGCACTGGTCCCCACCCCACCGCAACACAGTTTTCTGGGCTGAGAACGCCCGCAAGATTCTAGACTACGAGAACGGCGCGCTTATCCGCAAGCTGGTGGATATCATGAAGCAGCCGTGGGAGGACGACAAGTCGGTGCTGGCGATTGCGTGCAATGATGTTGGGTATTTGGTGCGTGAGGTGCCCGAGAAGAGGGGCCAGCTGGAGAAACTTGGTTTAAAGACGAGGGTGATGGAGCtgatgggggaggcggaCGAGAATGTACGGTGGGAAAGTTTGCGTGCcttgggtggttggttgcAGTACAGCTTTGATACGAAATAGGGGGAGGTTGAATTGTGGTGTATGTTCAGTTGAGGGCGAGCATTGGGCAACGGGGGTTTTTTAGACCGGCTTTTTTTAGCTTCATCATGAATGTACTGAATTCACCTGTATACCTGCcgtgtttgtttgtttgttggtaGTCATCTCTGATTGACATGATAAGAGGGGTGAGTTGAAAGAAACGGGGGACATCCCTTATCTTATCGGAGCTCTCATCTGCATCCAAGTCATGTCTTGGCCGGTGACATCACTAGCCTCGCTTCCATTCTTTAATCGATTAGACATTGCTCTACACACCTAAATTGATTGAATTACTAGAATCTACATAGCAGTGTTGCTAGTAAAAGACGAAAAAGCAATCAGAAAAACAAGAGAAATCTAGATTTCTCAAAATGGTTAAAAGAGTAAGTTCGTCCCGTCTTATCATCTGGGCGTGAATGATGGAGGGGTCAGTCTCTCTCATATCAAAGGTCTGGCTAAcacgatgatgatggttctTAGGTTCGTTTCCTTGCTCATGGGGGGATGGTGCAAGGTTGGTTAATATACCATGTCGCCGGATTACTGTAGTAGATATTGTCTGGTTAACATGGTtatatcctttttttttttttgaaatGAACAGGAGTTGGATTTCGgtatgtttctttttttctttctcgacTTGGCGTCCTCTTATCACACCCCCCCCGGTAGTGTCTGCTACAGAAAGATTTCGAATAGCTGGAAGCTGATATATACGTCCATGGTAGATACTTCACCCGCGGCCGCGCAGCCGAGCACAAGCTCACCGGCTGGGTCCGAAACACAGACAACAACCaggtcgagggcgaggctCAGGGGGCGGAGGACGCCCTCTCCAAGTTCCTCAAAGAGGTGGACAAGGGACCGAGAGGCTCCCAGGTTGTCAAACTCGACAAGGAGGATcgggatgtggtggagggagaggagggttttgaGATTCGTCGCTGATCAAAACAACTACAGcaccccacccacccaatcTTGCGCGCCTATAGACGAGACCTATAGAGAGAGAGGGCAGAATGATCAAGACAACACCCAATTCAAAAGATCGGCCCACGCTTTATTGTTGTGTTTTGTGATGCTACTACTATCTTCATGTTTGCTACCGCTCACTGGACATCTCTCATCATTCGCTCCTCTTGTCTAAGTAACCCAGCCTCGTCTGTTcttgtatatatatataacttCATTAacatctcttcttcttccccttaaACTAACCTATATCCCACCATTGCCGCTCCCATTAACCAACCTGCCAACTTCTCTACCACGCTATGCCCGCCGAGTTCATCCATGTGACAAAAAACGCAATGCTTTCAAAAAACAATTATATCCTCCTTCATGTCTTCTACCAATACCTCAATGTTTCTCTCCTAACCCAACAAACATCCAACTACGCAAAAGTcatctcaatctccttctccttcccaaaatcatcgtcatcgtaGTCCGCCCAGGGATCCGCCAACGCGATATTCGGGAGGGTTTGCGAGCCTCTCAGTTCCGGGCGGGGTGGCTCATGACTATTGTTATTATTGATGCCGCTGTAGTCCATTCCCCTACTCTTtgacgttgatgttgttgttgttgttgttgttgttgttgttgttgttgttgttgttgttgttgttgttgttattgccGCCGTCGTCGAGGAAGACTTGCGATCATCAATCCCAGTATCAAACGTCATTTgtatcccatcatcatcgtccccaaatccaccaccgcTACCATACGCCGGGTAATAGCCACTGTCTTGCTTGCTGCCGCCCACAGAGGTGCTAGAGTACCCCTGAtacgccggtggtgatgccgccGAGCGGTACTCATCCGATCCCCCATTCCTGCTCGGAGACCCAAACCCAGACGGAACAGCATCATAACTCTTGCTCTCCCTCAGACTGCCCCCCCTAGTCCGTGACGAATCCAGCTTCATAGGCGGCAGCGTACTCTTAATCTCCTTCACCTGcagcacctcctcatccacgcTCTGACCAttctgcttgctgctggccgcctccttggccagctcggCACGAATAGCGTCCACGTCAAACAACACTCCATGGTTATTcccctccttgtcctccgTCTTACCGCTAGACTTGGCACCACTCGTCTTGGAAGAATCCTCATACACCTCCCACTCCTGCTTCTGCAGCTTCTGCTTCCTTCCAAACAAGCTAAACCgactcttcttctcattcgacttcccctccctctccagctcttttCTTGCCTCCTCGATCTCATTGATGAGCTCGCGCTGCCGTTCCTGGTGGTTATCCGGGTCTGGGTCTTCGATTTCGGTGAACTCGTCgctctccaccaaccacccgCACTCACGAAGCAAACGTGGCATAGCGGTACGGTAATCCATATGTCCGACAACCCATTCAGACACATCCATGTTTTCAAGCCCAGGGATGCCCTCAATCGGCGCCAGCCCTGCGACGCGCCTGATGCCGCCGTTGGTCAGGCGGAACAGGTACCCAAGAATCCAGTCATTTCTGTTGTATCCGCTGACGAAGCGCCCTGACACCACCGAGCGAGCCCGCAGGTACTCGTCGGCGTTGACGACGATGGGGCTTCCAAACAGGTAGACATTTTGCACCAGGCCGAAGGCGCCCTTTTTGGCGAGCTCCTTCAAGCAAGAGAAGATGACGCGGCTGCCGAGAGAGTACCCGACCAGTGTCACGGGACGAGTACCCAAGTTGCGGTCAATGAGCGAATCTGCCAGAATGAGACCGGCCATGTTGGCACGGTCGAGAGACACGGTCCATGGGTTGTCGATCAGATAGGAGAGCTTGGTGAGAATGACAGGGATCTGGAGACCAGACATCAGGACTGCCAGGAAGGTGCTGGCAAGGACCTGCTGAAGACCTTGTGTGAGAGCCTACATCACCTGTGTCAGCAGAGattttccccctctcctaCTTTTGCTAAACATACCTCTGTTGCCAGAATGTTGATGGTGTCACCCATACTGGTCAACATTTCCGGCTCCCACAACACCGAGTATATATCACCCATGACTGGGTCGACAGTACTAAACGGCAACCGGACGTCGTCGACCTTGCCCGTCATCCATCCGGAGACAGTGACGATGAGGTTCActctcttgttgttgttcagcGGTCTGTACTCGAAAGTCTTGACAGCTCCGGTTCTCCGGTTAGCAGCTCTGACACCAACAATGCTTCCCGACGCCGCTGCAGTCGACGTGATGATAGCAGCACCTCCGACGCCACTAAGAAACGCGGTTGTCCCACCGACACCAATCGCCGAAAACCCCGCTGCTAGACCGGCACCGATTATAGGAGCCGCCAATCCCGCAGATAACCCAATAATCAAGCCGCCGCCAACCGTAGCAAGGCCCATCATGGCATAGCGCTTTGTCAAAGCGCGCTGCCGACGATTTTCCATGTGCTCTGTTTCATCCCagttctccttctcagcgCTCTGTTGCATTTCCAGCGCATCcgtcaccttcttctcgaaTCTGCAAATATCGAGCCAGCTGATTTCCAAGTCCTTCGCCACCCTTTCCAGCAGCACCCTGGCCCTCGAATCGTAGATGGAGTCCGCAATCAGCACAAGGAACAGATCACACAGAACCGTCCACCTGATGTCTATATCAATCTTTTGCGCCGTCGACATCTGAGAGGGCACCTGGACAGGCTCAGCGAGCTCCGATTCGTTGTTACTCGAGtacggcggtggaggttcTGCAGTGTCGTCcgagttggtggtgacgagcGAAGCAGCACGGGAAGGCCTCGAGCTGGTCGACGTCcatttctccttctcctccgccattGGGTTCTTCACACGAGCGTTCGCCATCAAAACAGGCGTCAAGTCTGCTGGAATGACCCCATGGGCGCTCAACTGTTCAATCATGACCTGCTCATCCGAACTGATATCCATGTGCGAATACAGTCGAATCATTATCTTCTGGCTCCACATTTGCATGCTCTCTGCAGCCGTGGCGACATGCTTTTTGCTCTTGGACGAGACTCCGATAGACTCCTCCACTACCTTGACCATGGCTGAGAGCTCCAGTCTGGTAAGGCCTACATATGCGATTCTCTGACCCTCTGTCAGCAAATCCTTGGTGGCTTGCAACTGGCTGACAGCGTCGCGCTGgttttcctcatcctccgtGATACTGGTTCCAGCGGCGTCGCGGCCTTGAAATAGGTACTGTGTGTTCTCGTCCATGCTAGTCGCAGATTCGGCATCGTCGTCCACCAAGACTTTGGTATACCCTTTGCCAGCTCCAC
It contains:
- a CDS encoding uncharacterized protein (BUSCO:EOG0926146A; EggNog:ENOG503NUHJ; COG:S) — its product is MPGVDGPSAGNDQNGPSPTTTMKDAPPASKPAVELDDFGLPIRKYVPPPVEMSEGSDGGDVATSANGSKSPQMGATTVQDDGLWRIENGGKAGQAVAGSTKAKSDGIRNGEESGSDDEFKDAVSQRGGVDEKKKEPGASSVTFSKELEQSSKATPTGAPAQTSTGLDSEPAAIKGGEVDSERTKNETVDQAVQETKNPQGHQRNKSSVANMPAEASEYSHQQLTAKQPEKVQGDDDGWQTMPAYAPYDIYDDDNRLIAKEYHEEDDDQKYGYGNLGGAGKGYTKVLVDDDAESATSMDENTQYLFQGRDAAGTSITEDEENQRDAVSQLQATKDLLTEGQRIAYVGLTRLELSAMVKVVEESIGVSSKSKKHVATAAESMQMWSQKIMIRLYSHMDISSDEQVMIEQLSAHGVIPADLTPVLMANARVKNPMAEEKEKWTSTSSRPSRAASLVTTNSDDTAEPPPPYSSNNESELAEPVQVPSQMSTAQKIDIDIRWTVLCDLFLVLIADSIYDSRARVLLERVAKDLEISWLDICRFEKKVTDALEMQQSAEKENWDETEHMENRRQRALTKRYAMMGLATVGGGLIIGLSAGLAAPIIGAGLAAGFSAIGVGGTTAFLSGVGGAAIITSTAAASGSIVGVRAANRRTGAVKTFEYRPLNNNKRVNLIVTVSGWMTGKVDDVRLPFSTVDPVMGDIYSVLWEPEMLTSMGDTINILATEALTQGLQQVLASTFLAVLMSGLQIPVILTKLSYLIDNPWTVSLDRANMAGLILADSLIDRNLGTRPVTLVGYSLGSRVIFSCLKELAKKGAFGLVQNVYLFGSPIVVNADEYLRARSVVSGRFVSGYNRNDWILGYLFRLTNGGIRRVAGLAPIEGIPGLENMDVSEWVVGHMDYRTAMPRLLRECGWLVESDEFTEIEDPDPDNHQERQRELINEIEEARKELEREGKSNEKKSRFSLFGRKQKLQKQEWEVYEDSSKTSGAKSSGKTEDKEGNNHGVLFDVDAIRAELAKEAASSKQNGQSVDEEVLQVKEIKSTLPPMKLDSSRTRGGSLRESKSYDAVPSGFGSPSRNGGSDEYRSAASPPAYQGYSSTSVGGSKQDSGYYPAYGSGGGFGDDDDGIQMTFDTGIDDRKSSSTTAAITTTTTTTTTTTTSRGMDYSGINNNNSHEPPRPELRGSQTLPNIALADPWADYDDDDFGKEKEIEMTFA
- the RPL9B gene encoding 60S ribosomal protein L9B (EggNog:ENOG503NWQY; COG:J), whose product is MRYIHSEETIEVPENVKISIKSRLVTVEGPRGKLTKDLSHIAVNFSVIKKGVISLEIHHGNRKNVAALRTVRTLINNLIIGVTKGFKYKMRYVYAHFPINVNLDVNKETGNHVVEIRNFVGEKLVRTVVMQPGVEVEASKAQKDELILQGNSLEAVSQSAADIQQICRVRNKDIRKFLDGIYVSEKGNVEEE
- a CDS encoding uncharacterized protein (EggNog:ENOG503Q4ET; COG:G); protein product: MVKRVRFLAHGGMVQGWLIYHVAGLLYFTRGRAAEHKLTGWVRNTDNNQVEGEAQGAEDALSKFLKEVDKGPRGSQVVKLDKEDRDVVEGEEGFEIRR
- a CDS encoding uncharacterized protein (EggNog:ENOG503P20I), which produces MLRLWLFLAGSAAAIPFNNGLYAAGYGYLVQRDGCPVPCGYQNQYCCDTNSACVTNNGIAACTPAAGAGGGVAWYTTTWTETKTYTKTWQSVIPAATGVSGADCIPEAGSGWIACGSICCDSWQYCQHAGQCMANPGAGPGGVVIVTNTNTAVQTVTTQFSAPFRVTSGTATTTNSAGGAIQTGDDAEPVEGGTAGGLSPGAIAGIVIGSIAGVALLLAICACCIVRGLWHGVMAILGFGKKDKRTKETIIEEERYTRRGSSHAGRTNHGSWYGGRPSTVSSRKDKKSGAGLLGMGAALGTLALLLGLKKDKKKRAPVKSRSDISSSYYSDVYTNDSPSSLSSDRRTRRSHRHSRQGSRVTRTTTTRVSRAPSARSARSPRRSPPR
- the VMA13 gene encoding H(+)-transporting V1 sector ATPase subunit H (EggNog:ENOG503NY79; COG:C; BUSCO:EOG09263E9V), producing MSLDPPTYLASLQSNIRQRPIPWDGAVRAGTLTEEQLARIRSVDKVKKDVRKQTIESDLEGYSALFVGGSGKKSVLELATKRQDVVQYILVLLNDLLTTVPSLSKALAKTGDPYQHFIPLLGHRTVTDDPIPLLTSTVLVSLMAGSRDESQAASKALPLIYSYLSSLTTNSDPGLQDIGVQEYSSLLYGRVPRAQFWEQRSETVAPLVKILRAAAGIGSGGDATASLWSGTTNPSRSGFEGSLGGGVGLQLLYHVLLVIWQLSFEAADIGDDLNKEYDFIALYTQLLRLSPKEKTTRLLLSTLLNILTANQNTLLAIAVLARLPTLLETLKTRQFNDPDLREDLDQLRELLEEYTKTKTTFDEYVGEVNSGRLHWSPPHRNTVFWAENARKILDYENGALIRKLVDIMKQPWEDDKSVLAIACNDVGYLVREVPEKRGQLEKLGLKTRVMELMGEADENVRWESLRALGGWLQYSFDTK